From one Desulfurobacterium thermolithotrophum DSM 11699 genomic stretch:
- the gmd gene encoding GDP-mannose 4,6-dehydratase has protein sequence MPKALITGIRGQDGAYLAKLLLEKGYEVYGADRRSGDSSNWRLKELGIEKDVKVVYMDLLELTNIMRVIEKIQPDEVYNLAAQSFVGVSFEQPILTAEIDAMGVLKLLEAIRTLKPDTKFYQASTSEMFGKVQEIPQTEKTPFYPRSPYGVAKLFGHWITVNYRESFNIFACSGILFNHESPLRGIEFVTRKITYSLARIKYGLQDKLILGNLDAKRDWGYAPEYVEGMWLMLQQEKPDDYVLATGETHTVREFVEKAAEVAGFSLEWEGEGVDTKGIDRKSGKVIVEVSPEFYRPAEVDILIGNPEKAKKKLGWEPRTKFSQLVEIMMEADLARVTKTAK, from the coding sequence ATGCCAAAAGCACTTATTACAGGAATTCGTGGACAGGATGGAGCGTACCTTGCCAAACTTCTTTTAGAAAAAGGATATGAAGTTTACGGAGCTGATAGAAGAAGTGGCGATTCTTCTAACTGGAGACTAAAGGAACTCGGTATAGAAAAGGACGTAAAAGTTGTTTACATGGATTTGCTGGAACTAACGAACATAATGAGAGTTATTGAGAAGATACAGCCTGATGAAGTTTACAACTTAGCTGCTCAGAGTTTTGTAGGAGTGTCTTTCGAACAGCCAATTTTAACTGCAGAAATTGACGCTATGGGTGTTTTAAAACTTTTAGAAGCCATTAGAACGTTAAAACCTGATACTAAGTTCTATCAAGCTTCTACAAGTGAAATGTTCGGAAAAGTGCAGGAGATACCTCAAACAGAAAAAACTCCTTTTTATCCAAGAAGCCCTTACGGGGTAGCAAAGCTTTTTGGTCACTGGATAACAGTTAACTACAGGGAGTCGTTTAACATTTTTGCCTGTTCCGGTATTCTTTTTAACCACGAGTCTCCGTTAAGAGGCATTGAGTTTGTAACAAGGAAGATTACCTACAGCTTAGCAAGAATAAAATATGGCTTACAAGATAAACTAATCTTAGGAAATCTTGATGCAAAGAGAGACTGGGGATACGCTCCAGAATACGTAGAAGGAATGTGGCTGATGCTTCAGCAAGAAAAGCCAGACGACTACGTTCTTGCGACGGGGGAAACCCATACAGTGAGGGAATTTGTAGAAAAAGCTGCTGAGGTTGCGGGATTTAGCTTAGAGTGGGAAGGGGAAGGAGTTGATACCAAGGGAATAGACAGAAAGTCCGGAAAAGTTATCGTTGAAGTTTCTCCTGAATTCTATAGACCTGCAGAGGTAGATATTCTTATAGGAAATCCTGAGAAAGCAAAGAAAAAACTTGGATGGGAACCAAGAACAAAGTTTTCTCAACTTGTTGAAATTATGATGGAAGCAGATTTAGCAAGAGTAACAAAAACAGCAAAATAA
- a CDS encoding glycosyltransferase family 4 protein — translation MKVKAIHQFHSGSAYGDAITNGMFFIQRILRDLGFESNIYVEHIDRKLKGKLFHFSKYKTDENNILLVHHSLGHDLDEWLLSLKDKIVLVYHNITPARFFPKDSALYRYSIKGRKQLKLLRDISVGAIADSELNKKELVKVGFDEKSVFVIPLLFDINKIREHSFNKKIVDEFSKFFNILFVGRIVENKKQDELVEVYRLYRQIADKPSRLILVGGTTSPEYEKKIRRKISEYNLQDEVILAGKVPYEDLYAYYRVADVFLCLSEHEGFGVPLVESFVFDVPVVAYDAPDSNVKYTLNGGGVLFEEKSFKHIAGLLSLISKNRALRREIIKTQREALKVYENFNVIQKFINFLEWLRVEVDEGRKEQVLSSQKRSKDIKIQIEGPFDSSYSLAIVNREMARALDKLFSNKVSLYSTEGYGDFPPNKEFLEKNPDVKRMWQLGEKGYRADIVTRNLYPPRVYDMKGLINLMNSYGWEESEFPKDYLENFNRYLDALPVMSPYVKKVMIDNGISIPVFEVGIGVDHVLKIKPKEFPLRTKKRFKFLHISSCFPRKGVDVLLDAFTSAFTKDDDVALIIKTFPNPHNNVEELIDYYQKKNKNCPEIELINEDIPDEYIVSLYKQCDCLVQPTRGEGFGLPMAEAMLFDMPVITTAYGGQRFFCNEKNCWLIDYKFNRAKTHMKQFNSYWVEPSKEDLVRLMRYIYSAPKEEIEKKTKKAKETILSSFRWEDCAKRLIKVAEKVEQLPVFPEKKVKLGWISTWNIRCGIAAYSKFLIDNFSEDIDVHIIANVVSSKDILDESLERNVSRIWRYGAKKEVESIIKEVEDKELDSVFIQYNFGFIEVYSLGRLVKELKDKGKSVFITFHSVKDVNKPDFKASLRWIKEELSLADRIFVHSIADMNILKDFGLVENVALFPHGVDIKQADKERVEQLRKELNLKNSKVIAAFGFLLPHKGILELIEVFAILREKFKNIHLLLLNSLYPIPDSKSYMKECKKKIKELQIEKNVTFITDFLPEEEVANYLELADVVVYPYQYTQESSSAAVRYALSLKKPVLCTPLEIFSDVSDVAFFTENTSVRSITKELELLLKNPKSLKEKQKVIESWLKSVDWKVLAKRLENIVKYHKLYRNLTT, via the coding sequence ATGAAAGTTAAAGCAATTCATCAATTTCATTCAGGTAGTGCTTATGGTGATGCTATAACGAATGGAATGTTCTTTATTCAAAGGATCTTAAGGGATCTGGGATTTGAATCAAATATATACGTTGAGCATATAGATAGAAAACTTAAGGGTAAACTGTTCCACTTTTCTAAGTATAAAACGGACGAAAATAATATCCTGCTGGTTCACCACTCACTTGGGCATGATTTAGATGAATGGCTTTTATCATTAAAAGACAAGATTGTGCTTGTTTACCATAACATAACGCCGGCAAGATTTTTCCCAAAAGACTCTGCACTTTACAGATATTCAATAAAAGGTAGAAAACAGCTAAAACTATTAAGGGACATATCGGTAGGAGCTATTGCAGATTCTGAGCTAAACAAAAAAGAGCTGGTAAAAGTAGGTTTTGATGAAAAATCGGTATTTGTTATTCCTCTTTTGTTTGACATAAACAAAATAAGGGAGCACTCTTTCAATAAAAAAATAGTAGATGAGTTCTCTAAATTTTTTAACATACTGTTTGTAGGTAGGATAGTAGAGAACAAGAAACAGGATGAACTTGTAGAAGTATACAGGTTATATAGACAAATAGCAGATAAACCTTCAAGGTTGATTCTTGTAGGGGGAACGACCAGTCCGGAGTATGAGAAGAAAATAAGACGAAAAATATCGGAGTATAACCTGCAGGATGAAGTAATTTTGGCAGGGAAAGTTCCATACGAAGATCTCTACGCTTACTATAGAGTAGCTGATGTATTCCTATGTTTAAGTGAACATGAGGGCTTTGGAGTTCCACTGGTAGAGTCGTTTGTGTTTGATGTGCCGGTTGTGGCCTATGATGCACCCGACAGCAATGTTAAATATACGCTAAACGGTGGGGGAGTTCTATTTGAGGAAAAGAGCTTTAAACACATAGCAGGACTTTTATCTTTAATTTCTAAGAATAGAGCTTTACGGAGAGAAATAATAAAGACTCAGAGGGAGGCTTTAAAGGTATATGAAAACTTTAACGTTATTCAGAAATTCATAAACTTCTTGGAGTGGTTGAGGGTTGAAGTAGACGAAGGGAGAAAGGAGCAGGTTTTAAGTAGTCAAAAGAGGAGTAAAGATATAAAAATTCAAATTGAAGGTCCTTTTGACAGTTCATACAGTCTTGCTATTGTAAACAGAGAGATGGCAAGGGCTTTGGATAAACTTTTTTCAAACAAAGTTTCTTTGTACTCTACAGAAGGGTATGGAGATTTTCCTCCAAACAAAGAGTTTCTTGAAAAAAATCCAGACGTAAAAAGAATGTGGCAGCTTGGGGAAAAGGGATACCGTGCAGATATAGTAACGAGAAACCTGTATCCTCCCCGTGTATACGATATGAAAGGATTAATAAATCTTATGAACTCTTATGGTTGGGAGGAATCAGAGTTTCCAAAAGATTATCTGGAAAACTTTAACAGATACTTAGATGCTCTTCCTGTTATGTCTCCCTATGTAAAGAAAGTTATGATAGATAACGGTATATCAATACCTGTTTTTGAAGTTGGTATTGGTGTAGATCACGTGCTTAAAATTAAACCTAAGGAATTTCCGTTAAGAACAAAGAAGCGGTTTAAGTTTCTGCATATATCTTCATGTTTTCCAAGAAAGGGAGTAGATGTACTCCTTGATGCTTTTACTTCAGCCTTTACAAAGGACGACGATGTAGCCTTGATAATTAAAACGTTTCCTAATCCCCATAATAATGTTGAGGAGCTTATAGATTACTATCAGAAGAAGAACAAAAACTGTCCGGAGATAGAGCTTATAAACGAGGACATACCGGATGAATACATAGTAAGTTTATACAAACAGTGTGATTGTTTAGTTCAACCAACGAGGGGAGAAGGTTTCGGTCTTCCGATGGCAGAAGCTATGCTATTTGATATGCCCGTTATCACAACCGCCTATGGTGGGCAAAGATTTTTCTGTAATGAAAAAAACTGCTGGCTTATAGATTATAAGTTTAATAGAGCAAAAACCCACATGAAACAGTTTAACTCCTACTGGGTAGAGCCTTCAAAAGAGGATCTCGTAAGACTAATGAGATATATATACTCTGCACCTAAGGAAGAGATAGAGAAGAAAACTAAAAAAGCTAAAGAAACAATTTTGTCCAGCTTCAGGTGGGAAGACTGTGCAAAAAGACTTATAAAAGTGGCTGAGAAGGTAGAACAACTACCTGTATTTCCGGAAAAGAAAGTAAAGCTTGGATGGATTAGCACTTGGAATATAAGATGTGGAATAGCGGCTTACTCAAAGTTTCTTATAGACAACTTTTCCGAAGATATTGATGTTCACATTATTGCAAACGTGGTAAGTAGCAAGGATATCCTTGATGAAAGCTTAGAAAGAAATGTAAGCAGGATATGGAGATACGGAGCGAAGAAGGAAGTAGAATCCATTATAAAAGAAGTGGAGGATAAAGAGCTGGACTCTGTTTTTATTCAGTACAACTTCGGTTTTATAGAAGTTTATTCACTTGGCAGGTTGGTAAAAGAACTTAAAGACAAAGGTAAAAGTGTCTTCATCACGTTCCATTCTGTTAAAGATGTAAATAAACCTGACTTTAAGGCATCTTTAAGGTGGATAAAGGAGGAACTATCTCTGGCAGATAGGATTTTTGTCCATAGTATCGCAGATATGAATATCCTAAAGGATTTTGGTTTGGTTGAGAATGTTGCTCTGTTTCCGCATGGGGTTGATATCAAGCAGGCTGATAAAGAAAGGGTAGAGCAGCTGAGAAAGGAACTGAATTTAAAGAACAGTAAAGTAATAGCTGCTTTTGGGTTTTTGCTGCCTCATAAAGGTATTTTAGAGCTTATAGAGGTTTTTGCAATCTTAAGGGAAAAGTTTAAAAACATTCATCTTCTTCTTTTAAATTCTCTTTATCCAATTCCAGACTCTAAAAGCTATATGAAAGAGTGTAAGAAGAAGATAAAAGAGCTGCAGATAGAAAAAAATGTAACGTTCATTACCGATTTCTTACCGGAAGAGGAAGTTGCTAATTACCTTGAGTTGGCAGATGTTGTTGTGTATCCCTACCAGTATACACAGGAATCGTCAAGCGCTGCTGTAAGGTATGCACTTTCTTTAAAGAAACCTGTCCTATGTACGCCCCTTGAAATCTTTAGCGATGTTTCGGATGTAGCTTTCTTTACAGAAAATACATCTGTCCGGAGCATTACTAAGGAGTTAGAGCTTTTATTGAAAAATCCTAAGAGTTTAAAGGAAAAACAAAAGGTAATAGAAAGCTGGTTAAAGTCGGTAGACTGGAAAGTGTTAGCAAAGAGGTTAGAGAACATTGTGAAGTATCATAAGTTGTACCGAAATCTTACAACTTAA
- a CDS encoding methyltransferase domain-containing protein, with product MIKIKSLKVSSKVLLSKVEEEVSKIYEIESKREVPLEDSSKKTDEYVYTIEDFVKYHDVEFVRFAYRTILGREPDKDGLNHYLRKLRNGEYTKTDIIVRLRYSKEGRKRNVKILGLKKRALYAFLSGIPVVGYLLKILKFFITVPRFMRHINALESYIHYHMNHANQRFESLQNHINQSIINLEQKVGQRFAEVNSRLAEIDKINNRLSELDIEISNLHRSLIETKNVLQNSLSIQDVRISNLENRFFQIDLPKELEINVELNIDKDKNYYSAFENVFRGERKEIKKRQEKYLKYVPEECLKNYPVLDAGCGRGEFLELLKEKGIEAIGVDINEEEVQILKEKGFKVVNTDINSFLKETEQEFSAIVSFQVIEHLQRDYLKEFLQLSHKKLVNGGAIILETVNPWNYEAFARFYIDETHVRPIPPDTLSFMLRWIGFKDIKIVFSAPLKEKRYKDEDPKKLYFDYAIIGYKRDES from the coding sequence ATGATTAAAATAAAGTCTCTTAAAGTTTCTTCAAAAGTTCTCCTCAGTAAGGTAGAAGAGGAAGTATCAAAGATATATGAGATAGAAAGCAAAAGGGAAGTACCTTTAGAAGATAGCAGTAAGAAGACCGATGAATATGTCTACACAATTGAAGATTTTGTTAAGTACCACGATGTAGAGTTTGTAAGATTTGCCTATAGAACTATACTTGGTAGAGAACCTGATAAGGATGGACTAAATCATTATTTAAGAAAGCTAAGAAACGGAGAATATACGAAAACCGATATCATTGTAAGACTTAGATATTCTAAAGAAGGAAGGAAAAGAAATGTAAAGATATTGGGACTAAAGAAGAGGGCTTTATATGCATTTTTATCAGGCATACCAGTAGTAGGTTACTTGCTCAAGATATTAAAGTTTTTCATTACTGTACCGAGGTTCATGAGACATATAAACGCATTGGAATCGTACATTCACTATCATATGAATCATGCAAACCAAAGGTTTGAAAGTTTGCAAAATCACATAAACCAAAGTATTATCAACCTTGAACAGAAAGTTGGACAAAGATTTGCAGAAGTAAACAGTAGATTGGCTGAGATAGACAAAATAAATAACAGATTATCTGAGTTAGATATTGAAATATCAAATTTACATCGTAGCTTAATAGAAACAAAAAATGTATTACAAAACAGCTTATCTATTCAGGACGTAAGGATAAGTAATCTTGAAAATAGATTCTTCCAAATAGATTTACCGAAAGAGTTAGAGATAAACGTAGAATTAAATATTGATAAAGATAAGAATTATTACTCTGCGTTTGAAAATGTGTTTAGAGGTGAAAGGAAAGAGATAAAGAAGCGGCAAGAAAAGTATTTAAAATATGTTCCTGAGGAGTGTCTAAAAAATTATCCAGTTCTTGATGCAGGTTGTGGTAGAGGTGAGTTTTTGGAATTATTGAAAGAAAAGGGTATAGAAGCTATAGGAGTAGACATAAATGAGGAAGAAGTGCAGATTTTAAAAGAAAAAGGATTTAAAGTGGTAAATACAGACATCAATAGTTTTCTTAAGGAAACAGAACAAGAGTTTTCTGCTATAGTCTCTTTTCAAGTTATAGAACACTTGCAGAGAGATTATCTAAAAGAGTTTTTACAGCTTTCGCACAAAAAATTAGTAAATGGTGGAGCGATAATATTAGAGACTGTTAACCCTTGGAACTATGAAGCTTTTGCCAGGTTTTACATTGACGAAACACATGTCAGACCTATTCCTCCGGATACACTTTCTTTTATGTTACGTTGGATAGGATTTAAAGATATAAAAATTGTATTTTCTGCTCCTCTTAAAGAAAAAAGGTATAAGGATGAGGATCCTAAAAAATTATACTTTGACTACGCAATAATAGGATATAAGAGAGATGAAAGTTAA